In Leptotrichia sp. oral taxon 221, the DNA window AATCTGCTGCCCATTCCATATAGTCTTTTAATTGTTTTCCAGTCATTTCATAAACTGAAACATCTCCACCTACATATCTATAATTGTAGGCGATATCTTTTCTCTTAATGTCCCCTTTATCCAATTTTACATTTTCATAATCATATGCAAATGAAACTACATCAGCTTTACTGTAATATTTTTCCACATCTGTAATGAACGATGACATTCCTGTATCCTTCGCAAATGATATTGAAACTCCGTGAATTTTCCCTTGAGGAACCATATCATTTTCTGTTTCTCCTATTTTTTCATTTGCAATTTCACGCAATCTTTCATGATAAGGTTTATAAATTTCTTCTACTTTTTTATCTGCTTCTAAATTTTTAACAGGCGTTGTAGTAGCTGTTTTTCCTAATAATTTTACTTTTTTAGTCTTGTCATTTACATCAAATTTTAAATCTATTTCAGATAAAACAGTTCCGTATCTATGAGGTTCTGTTATCAATACACCATTTATAGTTTCACTCTTAACATCTTGGTGCATATGTCCAGCTACAATCGCATCAATTTCAGGAACTGCATTAGCTAAATCTCTCAACCCTGTTTCAGGAATATTATTTTCATTTTCAATTCCCATATGCGCCACAGCTACAATTGCATCAACTTTTTTAGCCTTCAAGTTTTTCACTTGTTTTTTAGTTTCTTCAATAATTGAAACATATTTATAGTCTTTTAAATTTCCAGTATCTTCCTCAAATTTAGCCGACATTGGTGTTGTCAATCCAATAATTCCAATTTTTACACCATCTTTTTGAATGATCGTAGTTGGTTGCAAATATCTTTTCCCATCTTTATGATACAAATTCGCCGCTAATTTTTTAGCTTTTATATCATTTAAAATTTCATTTAATACAGGCATCCCAAAATTAAATTCATGATTTCCTGGAACAAAAACATCATATTTCATATAATTCAACACTTTTGGAATTGGGTGATTTTTCGCTTCTTCTAAAGTCAATGCAAACAAATCTATCGAATTATCTTGTATCGAATCTCCAACTTCCACCAAAATTACATTTTTATTCTCTTTTCTTCTCTGATTAATCAATGTTGATAATTGTGCATAAGATCCTGATTTATCCTCAGTATCAGACGCATAACTCCAAGGAACTACTCTTCCATGAACATCTGATGTTCCTAATATTTTTACATTCACTTCCTTTGCAAATCCCATCGTTGACAAGGCCAATAATAACGCTGCTATTTTATTTTTCATATAAATTAAAATTTCTCCTCTCAAAATTTACTTCACTTTTTTATACATTTCCCTTGCTTCTTCCAAAGAAAATTCCCTTTTGTATTTTTCTTGATTCAACTTATCTTTCATTAAAAATACTTTTTCCAAGTCAATATCATATTCATTCGCAATTGCAATTATATAGTAAAAAATATCAAATGCCTCTTCTTCAATCGTACCCTTAATACTTTCACCTGTATATCTTGCATTTTTACGAATATTTTCCGCCAATTCACCAAATTCTTCTATCAATTTCAAAACAAGTCTTTGGATATTATCTTTCTTCTCGATTGCCGTTCTCGTATCTTCTTTTTCTTCAAGAGTTCCTAATTCAATATGTTTTATTAAATACTGTGCTTCCTTTAAAGTCATTTTTCCCTCCTGTTAACTAATTCCGATATAAAAAGTCTATAAAAATTAAAATAAACTTTTATTATGTTGATTATCACTAATTCAACTTTCTGTTTCATAAAGTTCTTATCGAATAAAATTGACAAGTTTTTCTAACTCTCCACAGACTTAAATTTCCGTATATCGAACGGTATGTTAATTTTTTATATTGTATTATAACTTGCTTAAATTAAGACTTGCATTATAGTCTCTATCTATTTCAAGACCACAGCAATCGCATTTATATATTCTATCTTTCAATGTTAAATCTTTTTTTATATTTCCACAGTTAGAACATTTTTTACTACTTGGAAAAAATGTATCTGCTAACATAAATTTAATATTTCTTAATTTACATTTATATTCAAGTTGTCTTCTAAATTCATAAAATCCACTTTCAGATATTGCTTTTGATAATCTTTTGTTTTTAAGTATATTAGAAACTCTCAAATACTCAACAACTATTTTACTTGGCTTGGTTTTTACCAAATGTGAAGTTGCTTGATGTATATGATTATTTCTGATATTTTTTTGTCTTCTAAACAATCGCCTAAGCTGTTTTAAAACTTTAATTCTATTAAAACTATTTTTTAAACACTTTGTAAGTTTTCTTTGGTATCTTTTTATTTTCTTGTAAAGTTTTTTTATTGTCAAAGTCTTATTTATATTTGGTATAATTTCATTTTGTGATGTTACTGCAAAATACTTTATTCCTAAATCAATTCCAAGTGTAAAATCATTTAATTGCTCTTTTATACACTCTGTTTCAATAGAAAATGTTAGATACCAATATTTATTGTCATATACAATATACGGATTATAATATTGTTTGGCTTCAGGTAATGGTTCGCTAGTTCTTATTTCTCCTAATTTTTCAGCTTTAAATCCTAAATTTGTTTTTTTCAAGCTCTCATAATTCACATAGAAACGGTCATTTTTGAATTTCTTTTTAAATTTAGGTTTTCCTCTTAACTTTTTGAAATAATCGGAGTATGCTTTCCCACAGTTTTTTATTGCCTGTTTAGGGATATTAGCACTAACTTCTTTTAACCAGCTGTAATTTTCTTGCTTTTTTAACTGCGTTACATATTTTCGCACATCACTCTCTTTAATAAACTTTTGGGAACTATTATTTAAACTAATCATTAGATTATAAGAAAATCTTGCAACACCTGCACATTTTCTAAATAATATTTCTAGTTCAGGAGTTGTTTTTATTCTGATTTTTTTACCTATCAGCATTTTCTTTTACACTCTTTATCAAATTAATTGTTTTTTTTCTTCTTGCTCCATACAGTTTGTTTGCAAAAACAGTTATAATTTGTATTAAATCTTCTGTTAGTTCCTGTTCCTTAGAAATAGTAGAATTATCTACTATTTCTATTTTAGTATCATTAAGTTTGCAAATGTATTCAATTAAATCATAGCCAAATCTTATAAGTCTGTCTTTATATAAGACAATTATTCTGTCAACTTCTCCACATTCAACTAAATTTATCATTTTTAAAAGACCTTCTTTTTTATAATTTGTTCCACTTCCAATATCAGTTTATCTTTTTTTAAAAGGGTGGCTCAACCACCTAGTCGTTGAACCTTCATCATAACTTAACTAGCCTTAGATGATTGGTAACTAAACACCCATTGTAATAGTTAAATACTATGTTATTGATTTTTTATATTTAACGTAATCTTAGGACTATATAAATAATCATAACCAAATCTCAAAAATTTCTAAAATTCAGTTGGGAATCTAATTAAATCATCAAAAATTAATATTTAAATTTAACATTTGAACTTGCTGGTCTTCCTAATTCTTTATGTTTTTGCAAATAATCGATAAATATTTTATCATCTCCTAAATATGTGTTTGTTCCACCTCTTTCAGAAGTAATTTTTCCAAGAGTTGTATATCCATCTTTTCCACCTGCGATATATGAGTTTGTTGCTAACATATATTTTTTGTTTGCATCAATTGGAACCCATTTGTTTGCTTTAAAGTCAAATACTTCTACTTTTGTAACTCTTGTTCCTAATTTTCCATCTTTAGTTGCTTCATATCTAATTCCTGCTCCATAAGGGAATGAACCTGTTGATCCACCTGTTAATGCATAATCAATTGCATCTTCTAATATTTGTTTCATTTCTGCACCAGTTACTTCCAATGTGTAAACTGTGTTTGTTGTAAATGGCAATAATGTGTAAGCTTCATCATAAGTAAAGTCACCTGGTTCAATTGTAATTCTTACATTTCCAGCATTTCCAAGAACAAAATCAACATTTCCAGTTCCTGTATTTCTTAATGTATCTAATTCTGCTTCCATAACCAATGTTGTAGCTAATGAACCTTCAGGATTTTTTGCACTTGGAACTCTGTTTTCAGAACCACCAGGAATCATTTCTTTTATTTTACCAACTGATTTTTTACCTAATTCTGTTTTTTCTTTTTGGTATCTATCTAATAATTTTTGTAAAGTTTCATCATTTTTAACAATTTTTAAGTTTTTATCTTTTTTAATTGCTGCTAAAATTGCTGCTTTTTCTTCTTTACTTGCTTGAACTTTTTTACCTTCAGCATTTTTCACTTCAAACAAATCGTCTCCAAGTAACAATTTTGGTGATGCAACTAATTCTGTAATTACACCTTTTTTATCGAATTTAGCTTTTAATTCCCCAATTAAATATGAATAGTTCCAAGCTTCAGCCACATAAACAGGTTCTCCAGAAGGCGAAGTTATTTTTTTAGGATATTGATCTCCACCTATTTTCAATCCATATTTTTCAAATTCTTTTCCTAATAAGTAGTGAGTATCTCCTGACACAATCAAGTCAATTCCTGAAACTTTTTGTGCAATTTCAACATTTTTTTCATATCCTGCATGTGATAACAAGATAATTTTATTAATTCCTTGATCTTGCAATTCTTTTACATATTTTTTAGCAGCTTCTATTTCATCAATAAATTTAATATCTTTTCCTGGACTAGAAGATTCAACTGTTTTCTTCACAACTTCCATTCCAATAATACCAATTTTTTCTCCACCAACATTTTTAATGATGTAAGGTTTCCATTTTCCTTCTAAAATACTTCCTTTATCTGGAACAACGTTAGATGAAATTACTGGTATTTTCAATGCTGATAAGAATTTTGCCAATACTTCGTTTCCATCGTCAAATTCATGATTTCCTAATGTGAACGCATCAAAATTAATAACATTCATCAATTCTGCATCTGCAATTCCTTTAAACAAAGTATAATACAATGTCCCTGTTACTGCATCTCCTGCATGAAGAATTAAAGTATTTTTATTATTTTTTCTAAAATCTTTGATTTCTTGTCCAACTCTTGGCAATCCTCCGATATCCAAAGTTACATCTTTCCCATCAATTTTCAATGTCATTCTCTCTTGCTCTAAATGAGAGTGATGGTCATTAATATGAGCAACATTCAATTCAAATGGTTGATTATTCGCAACCTTTCTCACATTTTTTCTAGCGTTTTTTCCTGCAGCCTGTAAACTTGTCGCAATCGCAACTGTAAGTCCTAATAAAAATAATTTTTTCATGATTCCTCCTAAAAGTTTCAAATTTTATAATTATAGCTCCTTTATTTCTCTAAAATTTAATAATTTTGCCATAATTATTCTCATACTAATAGTATAACCTAATTTCAAAAAAAAATCACTAAAAAATTACTTTTTAGTGTATGAAAATTTTAGTTAATTATTTTTTTGTTAAAAATACAAATATTGATATTCAACCAAAATATGAACTTGAATATATTAATTAATATTTATTGTCATCTTTATAAAAATCATCTATTATCGAAAATTTATGATTGCATTTCCATATCAAAAATGATATAATATTTTTAAGAAAAACCAGTTAAAAGGTAAATAAAAATAGCGAAAAAGAGACTTCATTCGATTGAATGGAGTCTTTTTTTATGTTATAATTATTCGTTGGTTCGCTACCAACAAACCTTTTAACTGGAGGTGGTAAAAATGAATTGGGATTTAACTGTTTTATTCTTAAGTGGAATGGCAGATTTTCCAAAAAAAAATTACTCACAAACCAACAATTGCGAGTAATTTCTCTAAATAAATAGTATAACTTCCAACATCGAACCGCTTTTCATCGACAAATATATTTTATCATTTATTTGTGTCATTTTTGTGTTTTTTCATTTTTATTTTAATATCTTTTCAAATTTTTCCCAATCATAATAACTTTGATTCAAGCTATAAGCCTTAAATCCCCTCTCATTCAAATATTTTGAAGCCAAATTTGCACTTCCACAATTACGACCTCTACAATAAAGAATTATCTCCTTATTTTTAGGAATCTCATTTATTCTATCTTCAAGAGTCTTCATCGGAATATTTATCGACTTTTCAATATGATTTGAATTAAATTCATCTTCTGGACGCAAATCTATTATTAAAACTTCATCTTTTTTCACCATCTCATAAGCCTTTTCCAACGACAAAGTTTTTGTATTATTGCAACATTCCTCAAATTCCATATGAATTTTTTTAATATCCTCCAATTGCCGCTCTCCAACATCCCTAAGCAAATAAACCAAATCAATTATCTGTGTATTCGAAATTTTATACTCCACAAAATTCCCCTTTTTCTCACAAGAAACCAGCCTTCCATCCTTCAATGTCTGCAAATGTTTTGAAGTATTCGCTATTGTCATACCTGTTTCATTCGAAATATTTTCCACCGTTTTCGGACCTTGTACAAGTAAATCTAAAATCTCAATCCTCTTTTCGCTCGAAAGGCACTTCCCAATTTTAGAAAGTCCATTATACAAATTATTTTTATATTCTTCCAAAATTTTTTTCATTTTTCCTCCTTTCTTTTTCCAAGGAATTTCTATTTTACCTAAATTTATAACTTTAGACAAAAATTTATACATCATCATGAAATTTTTTAAATTTTCTTTTTTTATCAACTGTATTTTCAAAAAAAAGTTTCTAATATTTTTTAGTATATCATATCTTTTCTAAAAATTGTATAAAAAATATTCTTATTGTTTCCCACGAAAAATAGCTAGATTAAAAATTAAAAAAAAACATTGACTTATTTTCAAAAATGTGATACTATTCAACTAATCAATTGAATAGATTAAAAACAATTGATATAAAATGAAAAAATTTAGAAAGCGAGTGATAAAAATGGCAAAAATTTTAGGAAAAGATAATTTTAATGATACAATAGCAAATGGTGTAACTTTGGTAGATTTCTGGGCTGAATGGTGTGGTCCTTGTAGAATGCAATTACCTATTTTGGAAGAAGTTTCTGAAGAAATCGGTGAAAAAGCAACTGTTGGAAAAATAAATGTTGACCACGAATTAGAATTAGCTCAAAGATTTGGAGTTCAAAGTATTCCTACATTGATTTTATTCAAAGATGGAGAAATCGTTGATAAAATGGTAGGAGTTCAAGCTAAAGAAACTTTAGTTGATAAAATTAATAACGCTCTTTAGTCTACTAAAAATCAATAATAATAACAATTATAAAAATGGGAATTAACATTAGTTTAAAATTATTTTTATGATTTTGACTTTTAAAAATTCCCATTTTATCATAGATTCATTTAATTTAAAATTTAAGATTATAAAATTACGACCACTTTTGGAGTGGATAAGAAAGGAGAAATTATGTACGATTCAGTTATTATCGGTTCTGGTCCAGCAGGATTGACAGCTGCAATTTATTTGAGTAGAGCTGGTTTAAAAAATATTGTTATTAATGGTTCTGAACCTGGAGGACAATTAACAACAACTACAGATGTAGAGAATTTTCCTGGATTCCCAAAAGGAATTTTAGGACCTCAATTGGTTGACGACATGAAAACACAGGCAATTAATTTTGGAACAGAATTTTTACAATCGAATGTTTCTAAAATTGATTCTGACTCAAAACCTATTAAAATTCATTTAGAAAATAAAAAAATTATTGAAACAAAAACAGTAATTTTGGCAACTGGAGCGAGTGCACGATATTTGGGAATTGAAAATGAAAAGGAATATATTGGAAGAGGAGTTAGTGCATGTGCGACTTGTGACGGATTCTTCTTTAGAGGAAAAAATATCGTTGTGATTGGTGGAGGAGATACTGCTATGGAAGAGGCTGTCTTTTTGACAAAATTTGCTTCAAATGTAACAATTATTCATAGAAGAAACGAACTTCGAGCTTCTGCTATAATGCAAGAACGTGCTAAAAACAACGAAAAAATTTCTTGGAAATTGAATTATATTCCAAAAAAAGTTGTTGTTGATGGTAACAAAGTTATTGGGATTGAGTTAATTAATAATGAAACTCAGGAAACTGAAACTCTTGAAATTGACGGTATATTCGTAGCAATTGGTAGAACACCTAACACAGCATTTTTAGGGGACAACATCGAATTAGATAAAAATGGTTACATCTTAACAAAAGGAAAATCTTCTGCGACAAATATTCCAGGAATCTTCGCTGCTGGAGATGTTCAAGATAGTAAATACCAACAAGCTATCATTTCTGCTGGAAGTGGTGCAATTGCAGCACTTGACGTGGAACATTACTTAAATGAAAATAATTAATTTACTTCAAACAAAATATCAAAAAATCTATTAAATTTAGAGGTTTTTTAATAAAATTTTTTGAACGAATCTTTCACAAAAAAAGAGACTTTCTCAAGAAATTCTAAATTTCTTAAAAGTTAGTCTCTATTTTTTTATTTCTTATTTTATTTCATAAAAGTGATGAATCACATCGTCTAATGCATCATCGTTATTTTCACGTACTACAAATTTTGATAATTCTTTAATTTCTGGTGTCGCATTTTCAACCGCAACAGGCATTCCAACAGTCTCCAACAATGCTGCATCATTTCCACTATCTCCGACAGCTATCATTTCTTCAGTCGAAATTCCTAACAATTCTCCTAATTTTTTTAAAGTTTTACCTTTATTTACCAAAACATTAGCTACTTCCAAAAATATTGGTTTAGAAGTTGCGATGAAGTATTCATTTCCATATTTTTCTTTCATTCTAACTTCTGCTTTTTTTACTTCTTCTGGCGACCCTAAAATCATGCATTTCGTAGTTCGCTCAATCCCAAATTTATCCAAATCTGCCAATGAATCAATTTTCTCAAATTTCATTCCTGTTAATTCGTATTCAACACCAGTATACTCATTTAGTTCATTCCCATAAATTGTGTCACTTCCGTACAAGATAAAACTCATTCCCATTTCCATTGCTTCGTTATACAACAATTCGATATCCTTTTGGTCAAATCCTTGATGAAAAATTGTTTCATTTGTTGCCAAATCCACA includes these proteins:
- the trxB gene encoding thioredoxin-disulfide reductase, whose product is MYDSVIIGSGPAGLTAAIYLSRAGLKNIVINGSEPGGQLTTTTDVENFPGFPKGILGPQLVDDMKTQAINFGTEFLQSNVSKIDSDSKPIKIHLENKKIIETKTVILATGASARYLGIENEKEYIGRGVSACATCDGFFFRGKNIVVIGGGDTAMEEAVFLTKFASNVTIIHRRNELRASAIMQERAKNNEKISWKLNYIPKKVVVDGNKVIGIELINNETQETETLEIDGIFVAIGRTPNTAFLGDNIELDKNGYILTKGKSSATNIPGIFAAGDVQDSKYQQAIISAGSGAIAALDVEHYLNENN
- a CDS encoding Cof-type HAD-IIB family hydrolase; protein product: MEYKLIATDMDGTLLNDSHQVTEKNIEAIRKVQEKGVKFVLASGRPTFAMHKFAEILNMKENGGYLISFNGGQIVDLATNETIFHQGFDQKDIELLYNEAMEMGMSFILYGSDTIYGNELNEYTGVEYELTGMKFEKIDSLADLDKFGIERTTKCMILGSPEEVKKAEVRMKEKYGNEYFIATSKPIFLEVANVLVNKGKTLKKLGELLGISTEEMIAVGDSGNDAALLETVGMPVAVENATPEIKELSKFVVRENNDDALDDVIHHFYEIK
- a CDS encoding metalloregulator ArsR/SmtB family transcription factor, translating into MKKILEEYKNNLYNGLSKIGKCLSSEKRIEILDLLVQGPKTVENISNETGMTIANTSKHLQTLKDGRLVSCEKKGNFVEYKISNTQIIDLVYLLRDVGERQLEDIKKIHMEFEECCNNTKTLSLEKAYEMVKKDEVLIIDLRPEDEFNSNHIEKSINIPMKTLEDRINEIPKNKEIILYCRGRNCGSANLASKYLNERGFKAYSLNQSYYDWEKFEKILK
- a CDS encoding bifunctional UDP-sugar hydrolase/5'-nucleotidase, with amino-acid sequence MKNKIAALLLALSTMGFAKEVNVKILGTSDVHGRVVPWSYASDTEDKSGSYAQLSTLINQRRKENKNVILVEVGDSIQDNSIDLFALTLEEAKNHPIPKVLNYMKYDVFVPGNHEFNFGMPVLNEILNDIKAKKLAANLYHKDGKRYLQPTTIIQKDGVKIGIIGLTTPMSAKFEEDTGNLKDYKYVSIIEETKKQVKNLKAKKVDAIVAVAHMGIENENNIPETGLRDLANAVPEIDAIVAGHMHQDVKSETINGVLITEPHRYGTVLSEIDLKFDVNDKTKKVKLLGKTATTTPVKNLEADKKVEEIYKPYHERLREIANEKIGETENDMVPQGKIHGVSISFAKDTGMSSFITDVEKYYSKADVVSFAYDYENVKLDKGDIKRKDIAYNYRYVGGDVSVYEMTGKQLKDYMEWAADYFDTIQKGDTNYRYNDVRGKSKYVTFDIFGGVSYKIDLRNQKGNKIVDLKLADGRKITPDMKLKVGMNSYRFDQLIKKGGIFEGQNIPLVWSSKDEMGQDKGRIQSMMIDYIKNVKGGKIDGKSHDRWEIIGL
- a CDS encoding MazG nucleotide pyrophosphohydrolase domain-containing protein; this encodes MTLKEAQYLIKHIELGTLEEKEDTRTAIEKKDNIQRLVLKLIEEFGELAENIRKNARYTGESIKGTIEEEAFDIFYYIIAIANEYDIDLEKVFLMKDKLNQEKYKREFSLEEAREMYKKVK
- the nadN gene encoding NAD nucleotidase — encoded protein: MKKLFLLGLTVAIATSLQAAGKNARKNVRKVANNQPFELNVAHINDHHSHLEQERMTLKIDGKDVTLDIGGLPRVGQEIKDFRKNNKNTLILHAGDAVTGTLYYTLFKGIADAELMNVINFDAFTLGNHEFDDGNEVLAKFLSALKIPVISSNVVPDKGSILEGKWKPYIIKNVGGEKIGIIGMEVVKKTVESSSPGKDIKFIDEIEAAKKYVKELQDQGINKIILLSHAGYEKNVEIAQKVSGIDLIVSGDTHYLLGKEFEKYGLKIGGDQYPKKITSPSGEPVYVAEAWNYSYLIGELKAKFDKKGVITELVASPKLLLGDDLFEVKNAEGKKVQASKEEKAAILAAIKKDKNLKIVKNDETLQKLLDRYQKEKTELGKKSVGKIKEMIPGGSENRVPSAKNPEGSLATTLVMEAELDTLRNTGTGNVDFVLGNAGNVRITIEPGDFTYDEAYTLLPFTTNTVYTLEVTGAEMKQILEDAIDYALTGGSTGSFPYGAGIRYEATKDGKLGTRVTKVEVFDFKANKWVPIDANKKYMLATNSYIAGGKDGYTTLGKITSERGGTNTYLGDDKIFIDYLQKHKELGRPASSNVKFKY
- a CDS encoding RNA-guided endonuclease TnpB family protein; this encodes MLIGKKIRIKTTPELEILFRKCAGVARFSYNLMISLNNSSQKFIKESDVRKYVTQLKKQENYSWLKEVSANIPKQAIKNCGKAYSDYFKKLRGKPKFKKKFKNDRFYVNYESLKKTNLGFKAEKLGEIRTSEPLPEAKQYYNPYIVYDNKYWYLTFSIETECIKEQLNDFTLGIDLGIKYFAVTSQNEIIPNINKTLTIKKLYKKIKRYQRKLTKCLKNSFNRIKVLKQLRRLFRRQKNIRNNHIHQATSHLVKTKPSKIVVEYLRVSNILKNKRLSKAISESGFYEFRRQLEYKCKLRNIKFMLADTFFPSSKKCSNCGNIKKDLTLKDRIYKCDCCGLEIDRDYNASLNLSKL
- the trxA gene encoding thioredoxin, yielding MAKILGKDNFNDTIANGVTLVDFWAEWCGPCRMQLPILEEVSEEIGEKATVGKINVDHELELAQRFGVQSIPTLILFKDGEIVDKMVGVQAKETLVDKINNAL